A window from Lactobacillus intestinalis encodes these proteins:
- a CDS encoding type II toxin-antitoxin system HicA family toxin, whose protein sequence is MTQYIARDLVKRLKDTGFVEVNIVGDHHIYKNMVNGARVSIPYARRKDTVAVGTAHQVLRVIKKCEEF, encoded by the coding sequence GTGACGCAATACATAGCTCGCGATCTTGTGAAAAGATTAAAGGATACTGGCTTTGTTGAAGTCAATATTGTGGGTGATCACCATATTTATAAGAATATGGTAAACGGCGCGCGGGTATCAATTCCATATGCTAGACGGAAAGATACTGTAGCCGTTGGAACAGCTCATCAAGTTCTTCGCGTTATAAAAAAATGTGAAGAATTTTAA
- a CDS encoding type II toxin-antitoxin system HicB family antitoxin — protein sequence MSFVVYPAILDDSENKKHYYTVTFPDVEGAISDGLGEGEAMANGSEILGAFLFDVPKDQLPVPTDIELVKKENPGKLVVPIFADLEKAKRETKPATVKKNTTIPGDLAYKAEQAGINFSQTLTEALQKKLNN from the coding sequence ATGTCGTTCGTGGTATATCCAGCTATTTTAGATGATAGCGAAAATAAAAAACACTATTATACAGTTACTTTCCCAGATGTAGAGGGAGCAATCTCTGATGGTCTAGGTGAGGGCGAAGCAATGGCTAATGGATCAGAAATTTTAGGTGCATTTTTATTTGACGTACCAAAAGATCAGTTACCTGTTCCCACAGACATTGAATTAGTAAAAAAAGAAAACCCAGGTAAATTAGTTGTTCCTATTTTTGCTGATTTAGAAAAAGCAAAACGAGAAACTAAACCTGCAACAGTTAAGAAAAATACTACTATTCCTGGTGATTTGGCTTATAAAGCTGAACAAGCTGGAATAAATTTCTCACAGACATTAACAGAAGCTTTACAAAAAAAGTTAAATAATTAA